Proteins from a genomic interval of Papaver somniferum cultivar HN1 chromosome 4, ASM357369v1, whole genome shotgun sequence:
- the LOC113276588 gene encoding mechanosensitive ion channel protein 10-like, with protein sequence MATGGLSGNNAAAAIVLASKATTASTDVVLNIQGDQVQNNNNNSSTSGPSFAMPLIPEAAVVQQNSFESSGVSGLTFSNIKKTPSFGSNLRLTELESLSPQVQLTSISGQPSPEIKNFSPNMDRPPKVPTTPRTAVLVPGTTSVFSKAKSRFSEPPVPAGFNPVDDLKKAALMQESQNTPYRASPNNNTNGRSSPYKASPNNNRSSAATTPKDITKTAPVTPKTPLMASPGPGGGGGEEEDEEEEDEDIYSSEKAATLMQSCRKKMKFWTVLEWIALLGVTATFILSLTISKLKNLRISELHLWKWCVLLLVIVCGRLFTDWLVKGLVFLVEKRFILKKKVLYFVYGLKKSVQVCIWLALVLLSWTLFFDGKLKLSKDDNKFIRYVTRALVSSLAGAGIWLLKTLLLKILASSFHVNTFFDRIQESLFHQYVLQVLSGPPKMQLAENIGRTKTIGTLSVRSTTKKGKEGQVQEIDVNKLHKLKQEKVSAWTMKLLCDMVSTTGLSTLSDEIEDLYDEEQKDVEITCEWQAKAAAFRIFKNVAKPREKYIYEEDLLKFLTKEEVANVYPLFEGAVEAGKIKKSMLRNWVVKVYLERKSLGHSLNDAQTAVRELNKIASVIVLVMIVIVWVLLMGIATTQFLVFISSQMLLVVFVFGNMAKTVFEGIIFVFIMHPFDVGDRCLVDNVQMVVEEMNILSTVFLRYDNQKMYFPNSVLATKIIGNFNRSPFMGDAVEFNVNVATSVETIGELKARIKMYIESKPQHWSPNHTVVVLEIVNVHDLKMALYLSHTMNHQNMGEKNNRRSDLVFELKKIFVELKIEFKLLPQEVYVTYAGSPTTAPVVIG encoded by the exons ATGGCAACAGGAGGATTAAGTGGGAATAATGCAGCTGCAGCCATCGTTTTGGCAAGTAAAGCAACAACTGCATCAACTGATGTGGTCTTGAACATTCAAGGTGATCAAGtacaaaacaacaacaataacagctCAACATCAGGTCCAAGCTTTGCTATGCCTCTGATTCCGGAAGCAGCGGTTGTTCAGCAGAATAGTTTCGAATCATCAGGTGTTTCGGGTTTAACCTTTTCTAATATTAAGAAGACACCGTCATTCGGATCGAATTTGAGACTCACAGAACTTGAGAGTTTGAGTCCTCAAGTTCAACTTACATCCATTTCTGGACAACCGTCTCCCGAGATAAAGAATTTCAGTCCAAATATGGACAGACCGCCAAAAGTTCCAACAACTCCTCGAACAGCAGTACTAGTACCAGGCACGACGTCTGTTTTTTCCAAGGCGAAATCGAGATTCTCAGAGCCGCCTGTACCAGCTGGTTTTAATCCGGTGGATGATTTGAAGAAGGCTGCCTTGATGCAAGAAAGTCAGAATACACCTTACAGAGCATCCCCGAACAACAATACAAACGGTCGGAGTTCACCTTACAAGGCATCCCCAAATAACAACAGATCCAGTGCTGCTACTACTCCAAAGGATATTACAAAAACAGCTCCGGTTACGCCAAAAACGCCGTTAATGGCATCTCCAGGCCCgggtggaggaggaggagaagaagaagacgaagaagaagaagatgaagatatttacTCGAGTGAGAAAGCAGCTACTTTGATGCAGAGTTGTCGTAAGAAAATGAAATTTTGGACTGTCCTCGAGTGGATAGCATTACTTGGTGTAACGGCTACGTTCATATTAAGCTTAACAATTTCCAAGTTGAAGAATTTAAGGATTTCAGAGTTGCATCTTTGGAAATGGTGTGTGCTACTATTGGTGATTGTTTGCGGTCGGCTGTTTACAGATTGGTTAGTGAAAGGTTTGGTTTTCCTGGTTGAGAAGAGATTCATTCTCAAAAAGAAGGTTCTGTATTTTGTTTATGGGTTGAAGAAGAGTGTCCAGGTTTGCATTTGGTTGGCTTTGGTTCTTCTTTCATGGACTTTGTTCTTTGATGGGAAGCTAAAGCTATCCAAAGACGATAACAAGTTTATTAGATATGTTACAAGGGCTCTTGTTTCTTCTCTAGCTGGAGCTGGTATTTGGCTACTCAAGACTCTTTTATTGAAGATTTTAGCCTCTTCTTTTCATGTCAATACGTTCTTTGACAGGATTCAAGAATCATTGTTTCACCAGTATGTCCTTCAGGTGCTCTCTGGACCTCCAAAAATGCAGCTGGCCGAGAACATTGGGCGTACAAAGACTATAGGAACGTTGAGTGTGCGTAGTACAACGAAGAAAGGGAAAGAAGGCCAAGTACAGGAAATCGATGTGAACAAGCTTCATAAACTTAAGCAAGAGAAGGTATCAGCTTGGACCATGAAATTATTATGTGATATGGTAAGTACTACAGGTCTTTCTACACTCTCGGATGAAATTGAAGACCTTTATGATGAAGAGCAGAAAGATGTGGAGATTACTTGCGAGTGGCAAGCAAAGGCTGCTGCTTTTCGGATTTTCAAAAACGTTGCAAAACCTCGTGAAAA GTATATTTATGAAGAAGACCTCTTAAAATTCTTAACCAAAGAAGAGGTGGCTAATGTCTACCCACTCTTTGAAGGAGCGGTGGAGGctggaaagataaagaaatcaatgtTGAGGAACTGGGTG GTGAAGGTCTACCTTGAACGTAAATCGCTTGGACATTCTTTGAATGATGCACAAACAGCTGTAAGAGAGCTGAACAAGATAGCATCTGTGATTGTGCTTGTAATGATTGTCATAGTATGGGTTCTTTTAATGGGAATCGCTACAACACAATTTCTAGTTTTCATTTCATCTCAGATGTTACTGGTTGTTTTTGTGTTTGGAAACATGGCTAAGACGGTATTTGAAGGCATCATATTCGTGTTCATAATGCACCCGTTTGATGTTGGTGACCGTTGTCTGGTTGATAATGTTCAG ATGGTTGTTGAAGAAATGAACATATTATCAACAGTTTTTCTGAGATATGACAATCAGAAAATGTACTTCCCCAATTCTGTCTTGGCAACTAAAATCATCGGAAACTTCAATAGAAGTCCCTTCATGGGTGACGCTGTGGAATTCAATGTCAATGTTGCAACTTCAGTTGAAACTATTGGAGAACTGAAAGCTAGAATAAAGAT GTACATAGAAAGCAAACCACAGCATTGGAGTCCTAATCACACTGTAGTGGTGTTGGAGATTGTAAATGTGCATGACCTGAAGATGGCTTTGTATCTCAGTCACACAATGAATCACCAAAACATGGGAGAGAaaaacaaccgaaggtcggatcTCGTCTTTGAGTTGAAGAAAATATTTGTAGAGCTCAAAATTGAATTCAAACTTCTCCCCCAAGAAGTTTATGTTACATATGCTGGTTCACCAACAACAGCACCAGTAGTGATTGGATAA
- the LOC113276587 gene encoding ABC transporter G family member 28-like — protein MKRERYFTICWIVIPILIILNFQFVKCQDSGEFSETGNTLAVPIITAAINAKLANLTPIFRAEITKNLNFCIMDFDADWDGAFNFTKNLDFIASCIKKTKGDLPQRLCTAAELKFYFEGLFERSSSGNANFLKLNSNCNLTSWVDGCEPGWACSAGANQKIDMKDKQHVPSRTTDCQPCCEGFFCPQGLTCMMPCPLGAYCPLAKLNQSSGVCEPYHYQLPPGRPNHTCGGANFWADVRSSSEIFCSAGSFCPSTTKETPCTPGHYCRMGSTSETKCFKLASCGSNTTNQDITAYGVILFASLSALLIIFYNCSDQVLTTRERRQAKSREAAARSARETAQARERWKSAKEVAKKGAIGLQSQFSRTFSRKKSTRSGSSRFFGLGKSGPLPPSVPKTSKREPSNLTKMMKELEENPDSNEGFNLEIGDKNIKKHMPKGKQMHTQSQIFKYAYGQLEKEKALQQQNKNLTFSGVISMAADIEIRPRPVIEVAFKDLTLTLKGKHIHLLRSVTGKIMPGRVSAVMGPSGAGKTTFLSALAGKVTGCIVSGLVLINGKIEPIHFYKKIIGFVPQDDIVHGNLTVEENLWFSARCRLSADLSKPDKVLVVERVIESLGLQGIRESLVGTVEKRGISGGQRKRVNVGLEMVMEPSLLILDEPTSGLDSSSSQLLLRALRREALEGVNICMVVHQPSYALFKMFDDLILLAKGGLTVYHGPVKKVEEYFSSLGINVPDRINPPDYFIDILEGIVKPTGGTSIKQLPIRWMLHNGYKVPPDMLHTADAIASSAKATDPSAETEETSFAGELWKDVKTNVEIEKDLLQHNFLKSKDLSNRVTPGVLRQYRYFLGRVTKQRLREARIQAVDFLLLLLAGICLGTLAKVSDETFGALGYTYTVIAVSLLSKIAALRSFALDKLIYRRERASGMSSLAYFLSKDTIDHFNTLIKPLVYLSMFYFFNNPRSSFTDNYIILVCLVYCVTGIAYVLAIFLEPGPAQLWSVLLPVVLTLIATQDDKKDHVMENIANLCYTKWALEAFVIANAKRYSGVWLITRCGSLTKSGYDLHDWGLCIAILLLWGVVSRLIAFFCLVTFIKK, from the coding sequence ATGAAAAGAGAAAGATATTTTACAATCTGTTGGATTGTAATTCCGATACttattattttgaattttcaattcGTAAAATGTCAAGACAGTGGTGAGTTTAGTGAGACGGGCAATACTTTAGCGGTTCCAATTATCACAGCGGCTATCAATGCTAAGCTTGCCAATCTCACACCAATATTCCGTGCCGAAATTACAAAGAATCTCAATTTTTGCATTATGGATTTCGATGCTGATTGGGATGGAGCTTTCAATTTTACCAAGAATCTGGATTTCATAGCTTCCTGCATTAAGAAAACAAAAGGAGATCTCCCTCAGCGCCTGTGCACAGCAGCAGAATTGAAGTTCTACTTTGAGGGTTTATTTGAAAGGAGCAGTTCAGGGAATGCCAATTTCTTGAAGCTTAACAGTAATTGTAACTTGACTTCCTGGGTTGATGGATGTGAGCCAGGATGGGCTTGTAGTGCTGGGGCTAACCAAAAGATTGACATGAAAGACAAGCAGCATGTTCCTTCTAGAACCACCGACTGTCAGCCTTGTTGCGAGGGTTTCTTCTGCCCTCAGGGCTTGACGTGCATGATGCCTTGCCCATTAGGTGCTTACTGCCCTCTtgcaaaactcaatcaaagttctGGAGTATGTGAACCCTACCATTACCAATTACCTCCCGGGAGGCCGAATCATACTTGCGGAGGAGCAAATTTTTGGGCGGATGTTAGAAGTAGCAGCGAGATATTCTGCTCTGCTGGATCATTCTGTCCAAGTACCACCAAGGAAACTCCTTGCACCCCTGGGCACTACTGCAGAATGGGATCAACTTCTGAGACAAAGTGCTTCAAGTTGGCCTCCTGTGGCTCGAACACTACAAACCAAGATATTACCGCATATGGTGTCATTCTTTTCGCTAGCTTGAGTGCCTTGCTAATCATATTTTACAACTGTTCGGACCAAGTCCTCACCACTAGGGAGAGAAGGCAGGCTAAATCAAGGGAAGCAGCAGCAAGGAGTGCGAGAGAAACTGCACAAGCACGTGAAAGGTGGAAATCCGCGAAAGAAGTTGCAAAGAAGGGTGCGATTGGACTGCAGTCACAATTTTCACGAACATTTTCTCGCAAAAAGTCTACAAGATCGGGGTCATCGAGGTTTTTCGGTCTGGGGAAAAGTGGACCACTGCCACCAAGTGTTCCCAAGACAAGTAAAAGGGAACCAAGTAACCTGACAAAGATGATGAAAGAGCTCGAGGAGAATCCTGATAGTAACGAGGGATTCAATCTGGAAATTGGAGATAAGAATATAAAGAAGCATATGCCGAAAGGTAAACAAATGCACACACAGAGCCAGATTTTCAAGTATGCATATGGGCAGCTTGAGAAAGAAAAAGCTCTGCAACAGCAAAACAAGAATTTGACCTTTTCAGGAGTAATTTCAATGGCTGCTGATATTGAGATAAGGCCTAGGCCTGTGATAGAGGTTGCCTTCAAAGATTTAACACTAACTTTGAAAGGAAAACACATACATCTCTTGAGGTCTGTTACGGGGAAAATCATGCCTGGTCGTGTTTCTGCTGTCATGGGGCCATCTGGTGCTGGGAAAACAACATTTCTTAGTGCTCTGGCAGGAAAGGTGACTGGATGTATTGTGAGCGGTTTAGTTCTCATTAACGGAAAGATTGAACCCATACACTTTTACAAAAAGATCATTGGCTTTGTACCACAAGATGATATCGTTCACGGGAACTTAACAGTTGAAGAGAATCTTTGGTTCAGTGCTAGGTGTAGACTATCGGCTGACTTATCGAAACCAGATAAAGTTCTGGTTGTGGAAAGAGTTATCGAGTCCTTGGGTCTGCAAGGAATACGAGAGTCATTAGTTGGAACAGTTGAAAAGAGAGGAATATCTGGAGGACAAAGGAAGAGAGTGAATGTTGGTTTGGAAATGGTCATGGAACCGTCGCTGCTAATCTTAGACGAACCTACATCAGGTCTAGACAGTTCCTCTTCTCAATTGCTCCTAAGAGCACTCCGCAGGGAGGCTCTTGAAGGTGTCAACATCTGCATGGTTGTTCATCAACCAAGTTATGCTTTGTTCAAAATGTTTGACGATTTAATACTACTAGCCAAGGGTGGTCTTACTGTCTATCATGGACCTGTAAAGAAAGTTGAAGAATACTTCTCCAGCCTGGGAATCAACGTCCCTGACCGTATAAATCCTCCAGATTACTTCATCGACATTCTAGAAGGTATAGTAAAACCAACGGGCGGCACAAGTATTAAACAGCTTCCTATTAGATGGATGCTTCACAACGGCTACAAAGTACCTCCAGATATGCTGCATACTGCTGATGCCATTGCTTCTTCTGCAAAAGCAACAGATCCTAGCGCCGAAACTGAAGAAACTTCTTTTGCTGGAGAGTTATGGAAGGATGTCAAGACTAACGTTGAGATTGAAAAGGATCTACTACAGCATAATTTCTTGAAGTCTAAGGACTTATCTAACCGGGTAACTCCTGGGGTACTTCGGCAATACAGATACTTTCTGGGACGGGTGACAAAGCAACGGTTGCGAGAGGCTAGGATACAGGCtgttgattttcttcttttactACTTGCTGGAATCTGCTTAGGAACATTAGCTAAGGTGAGTGATGAGACATTCGGGGCGCTTGGTTATACCTATACCGTTATTGCTGTTTCTTTACTAAGCAAGATTGCAGCTTTGAGGTCATTCGCTTTGGACAAGCTAATCTACCGGAGAGAGAGGGCTTCCGGAATGAGCAGCCTGGCTTATTTTCTCTCCAAGGATACAATTGATCATTTCAATACACTCATCAAGCCTTTGGTTTACCTCTCCATGTTCTATTTCTTCAACAATCCACGGTCTTCCTTTACAGATAACTACATCATTTTGGTCTGCCTTGTCTACTGTGTGACCGGTATAGCATATGTACTTGCCATTttcctcgaacctggtccggccCAGCTTTGGTCCGTGCTTCTTCCTGTTGTTTTAACGCTGATTGCAACTCAAGATGACAAAAAAGATCATGTAATGGAGAACATAGCTAACTTGTGTTACACAAAATGGGCATTGGAGGCGTTCGTGATTGCAAATGCTAAAAGGTACTCTGGAGTGTGGTTGATAACACGATGTGGTTCGCTGACGAAAAGTGGCTATGATCTTCATGATTGGGGTCTTTGTATAGCAATCCTCCTCCTTTGGGGTGTAGTTAGTCGTTTGATAGCTTTCTTTTGTTTGGTTACCTTCATAAAGAAgtga